AGCACATACTCCTTACCATCAGACATCCCGAGGGATTCTATATTCAATTAATTTAATTGATTGCCAAAAAACGTCCTATTAGATACCCATGAAAAAGATATTACTTGTAGAGGATAGTAAAACTACTCGAGAAATAATTAGTAATTTACTAACCAAACAAGGATTATTAGTACACAGTGTAGCCAGTGGTGAAGATGCTTTAACTGTACTCAAAACGACTATTCCTGACTTGGTTATTTTAGATATAATTTTGCCAAAAATGAATGGCTACGAAGTTTGTCGTCATATCAAATCAACGGAAAAAACTCAAAATGTACCCGTGATTCTTTGTTCTTCAAAAAAAGAAGAATTTGATCGCTATTGGGGGATGAAACAGGGTGCAGATGATTATATTTGTAAACCATTCCAAGCTAGTGAACTTATGAAAATGATCGGTAAACTATTGAGAAAATAGTGCTATTAATCTATTTT
The sequence above is a segment of the Cyanobacterium stanieri PCC 7202 genome. Coding sequences within it:
- a CDS encoding response regulator receiver protein (PFAM: Response regulator receiver domain~COGs: COG0745 Response regulators consisting of a CheY-like receiver domain and a winged-helix DNA-binding domain~InterPro IPR001789~KEGG: cyc:PCC7424_3000 response regulator receiver protein~PFAM: response regulator receiver~SMART: response regulator receiver~SPTR: Response regulator receiver protein); translation: MKKILLVEDSKTTREIISNLLTKQGLLVHSVASGEDALTVLKTTIPDLVILDIILPKMNGYEVCRHIKSTEKTQNVPVILCSSKKEEFDRYWGMKQGADDYICKPFQASELMKMIGKLLRK